In Paenibacillus phoenicis, one genomic interval encodes:
- a CDS encoding DUF4129 domain-containing transglutaminase family protein, which translates to MKLTANSQLPKSYQSLTLLWIVIIAMQWIDFTEPLWFSVTTTLVTVTIIMMALIEWLLPVQAAWKWTIKIIALLLIWRFILTSYGVYVPFGPFFPDQIRGMALTFTPYIWFSLIAWVLLEAALRLVVTRLRILVFLAVHLVAFTILDSFTRYYLWQNVAWIVFAGLGWLVSAHFYEYRRKYPHGWQRLRQSPFKIAVNIFIVFACVLLIGISMPSVSPTLTDPYTAWIKRSGGGGSGPSALTSALGDSPSAVQEEVVSGYSRDDKTLGDGFEFSYSPVMSIETPVRSYWRGETRRIYSGKGWADLEQEGRDTERYRGGPDADPLMHDQPGKVETMRVEQIVTMSTDKVYPVLFGGYAIESIELLDERQQADMRWAGKQAELFWNGYRDPGDLPDYPRKYKVVANIPLIPLKELEQVSYDALYPEGAPEEYLQLPSNLPQRVKDLAEEITAEGETPYAKMDLLQQYLRQNYEYTNKPDLTRRRSDDFVDSFLFEIRQGYCDYYSTAMVVMARSLGIPARWVKGYAPGSQPSDEMMMRNPEMGRAYNVSNADAHSWAELYFGDYGWIPFEATPGFVSPIMEAPEESEDTLTVDTNTDTEVVAAEESFFSKLDPVVMQRIFVSAVSVLLLWTLYQLRSELYFLWLRLRLGRPLTPGEKTIYETLRLVRRMRRRGFTRGDQETLREAFGRWKLERPQLAEALDPLLLLYEQAMYSPSPAAADWRTARELSRKATKLVGGHGWRQAWPPGPKRSLGQ; encoded by the coding sequence GTGAAACTTACGGCAAATTCTCAGCTTCCGAAGTCTTATCAGAGCTTAACCCTGTTGTGGATCGTGATCATTGCCATGCAATGGATTGATTTTACGGAGCCGCTGTGGTTTTCGGTCACGACCACTTTGGTGACGGTCACAATCATTATGATGGCTCTGATTGAATGGCTGCTTCCGGTGCAGGCGGCGTGGAAATGGACGATCAAGATCATCGCGCTGCTGTTGATTTGGAGGTTCATCCTGACCAGTTACGGGGTTTACGTTCCGTTTGGCCCGTTTTTTCCCGATCAGATTCGCGGCATGGCGTTAACCTTTACGCCGTATATCTGGTTTTCCTTAATCGCCTGGGTGCTGCTTGAGGCGGCGCTGCGGCTGGTCGTGACTCGTCTGAGAATTTTGGTGTTTTTGGCCGTCCATCTGGTTGCGTTTACGATTTTGGACTCTTTTACACGTTATTATTTATGGCAAAACGTAGCCTGGATTGTATTCGCCGGTCTCGGCTGGCTGGTGAGCGCTCATTTCTACGAGTATCGCCGGAAATATCCGCATGGCTGGCAACGGTTGCGGCAAAGCCCGTTTAAGATCGCCGTGAACATCTTTATCGTCTTTGCCTGCGTGCTGCTGATCGGAATCAGCATGCCGTCGGTGTCGCCTACGCTGACCGATCCGTATACGGCTTGGATCAAGCGCAGCGGGGGAGGCGGCAGCGGTCCCTCAGCCCTGACCAGCGCGTTGGGGGATAGCCCGTCTGCCGTACAAGAGGAGGTCGTCTCCGGCTACAGCCGCGATGACAAAACGCTAGGCGACGGATTCGAATTCAGCTACAGCCCGGTTATGTCCATCGAAACGCCGGTGAGATCTTATTGGCGCGGTGAAACCCGGCGCATCTACTCAGGGAAGGGATGGGCTGACCTGGAGCAGGAAGGCCGGGATACGGAACGTTATCGCGGCGGACCGGACGCCGACCCGCTCATGCACGATCAGCCGGGCAAGGTGGAAACGATGCGGGTAGAACAGATCGTGACGATGAGTACCGATAAGGTGTACCCGGTCTTGTTCGGCGGTTATGCCATCGAAAGCATCGAATTGCTGGACGAACGCCAGCAGGCGGATATGCGCTGGGCCGGCAAACAGGCGGAGCTGTTCTGGAACGGCTACCGCGATCCCGGGGATTTGCCGGATTATCCGCGGAAATATAAGGTGGTTGCCAATATTCCGCTGATCCCACTGAAGGAGTTGGAGCAGGTCAGTTACGATGCGTTGTATCCGGAAGGTGCGCCGGAGGAATATTTGCAACTCCCCAGCAACCTGCCGCAGCGGGTGAAAGACCTGGCCGAGGAAATTACCGCAGAAGGCGAGACACCCTACGCGAAAATGGATTTGTTGCAGCAATACCTTCGGCAAAACTACGAATATACGAACAAGCCGGATTTGACCCGCAGACGCAGCGACGATTTCGTCGACAGCTTCCTGTTTGAAATCCGGCAGGGGTACTGCGACTACTATTCGACGGCGATGGTTGTGATGGCCCGCTCGCTGGGCATCCCCGCACGTTGGGTTAAAGGGTACGCTCCCGGCAGTCAGCCAAGCGACGAGATGATGATGCGTAACCCGGAGATGGGCCGAGCGTACAATGTGAGCAATGCGGATGCCCACTCTTGGGCGGAATTGTATTTCGGCGATTACGGCTGGATTCCGTTTGAGGCGACGCCGGGCTTCGTCTCTCCGATTATGGAGGCGCCGGAGGAGAGCGAAGATACGCTTACGGTGGATACGAACACCGATACGGAAGTGGTTGCAGCCGAAGAAAGCTTCTTCTCCAAGCTGGATCCGGTGGTCATGCAACGGATTTTCGTTTCGGCCGTCAGTGTCTTATTGCTTTGGACTTTATATCAACTGCGCTCGGAGTTGTATTTCCTCTGGCTCCGGCTGCGGCTGGGCCGCCCGCTGACGCCGGGGGAGAAGACGATTTACGAAACGCTGCGACTCGTAAGACGGATGCGGCGAAGAGGCTTCACCCGCGGCGACCAGGAAACGCTGCGGGAAGCGTTTGGGCGCTGGAAGCTTGAACGACCGCAGCTCGCGGAGGCGCTGGATCCGTTGCTGCTCTTATACGAGCAGGCGATGTACAGCCCGAGTCCGGCTGCCGCCGATTGGCGCACCGCGCGGGAGCTGTCGCGAAAGGCAACCAAATTGGTTGGCGGTCACGGTTGGAGGCAGGCCTGGCCGCCTGGCCCTAAACGGTCCCTTGGTCAATGA
- a CDS encoding DUF58 domain-containing protein — protein MRALVEGVKAGLTSRKFWRVASVWLVCLLYVLFQGGKTSLMLFMMVSVLSFYWAIGGFGGVKRITGSRTLSLSGERGGLLQAGDQVVVKLQLQLPAFLPLPYIVVRETLRRHNGDSWMFEDSIVPYFSSRSELVYKTPPLERGKYAFAGTNCSAEDIFGLMEHTSVFQTGGEFRILPRTAFIPHWELYSRNSRLAGPETAVALSRRESTQINGVRDYVYGDRISRIHWSATAKTGTWKSKEFEHESLPKMVLVLDAHTSGYFRPPQFELAVSTAASLLEFGARERISMGLCTMGKTLRYFPPAEGYLERQQMLHHLVDIDADGFGNYKDRLEAKPDLFQPGAFFILISPLADDKVLAMLRLAKSRQMIPYHIQIGDEAVAAGAPNTYQTVKRSAWQATLQERGLRGIYVSSLRELPAAMGGAKL, from the coding sequence TATGATGGTTTCGGTGCTGAGCTTCTACTGGGCGATTGGAGGGTTTGGCGGCGTCAAACGGATCACGGGCTCGCGGACGCTTTCGCTCTCTGGAGAACGGGGCGGGTTGCTTCAAGCCGGGGATCAGGTGGTGGTGAAGCTGCAGCTGCAGCTTCCGGCATTTTTGCCGCTGCCTTACATCGTCGTCAGGGAAACGCTGCGGCGCCATAACGGGGACAGCTGGATGTTCGAGGACAGCATTGTGCCTTATTTCAGCTCCCGATCCGAGCTGGTGTACAAAACGCCGCCCCTCGAGCGCGGGAAATACGCATTTGCCGGTACGAATTGCAGTGCTGAGGATATTTTTGGTCTCATGGAGCATACCAGCGTCTTTCAGACTGGCGGGGAGTTTCGCATCCTTCCCCGAACGGCGTTTATTCCGCACTGGGAGCTGTACAGCCGCAATTCGCGTCTTGCCGGTCCGGAGACGGCCGTTGCACTGTCGCGCCGGGAATCGACTCAAATCAACGGGGTGCGCGATTATGTGTACGGGGATCGGATTTCGCGGATTCATTGGAGCGCTACCGCGAAGACGGGGACCTGGAAGTCCAAGGAGTTCGAGCATGAATCGCTGCCGAAAATGGTTCTGGTGCTGGACGCCCATACGAGCGGATATTTCCGCCCTCCGCAGTTCGAATTGGCCGTATCGACGGCCGCGTCGCTGCTGGAATTTGGGGCTAGAGAACGGATCAGCATGGGGCTGTGCACCATGGGCAAGACCCTCCGTTACTTCCCGCCGGCGGAAGGTTATCTGGAGCGGCAGCAGATGCTGCACCATCTCGTAGATATCGATGCGGACGGATTCGGCAACTACAAGGATCGCTTAGAAGCGAAGCCGGATTTGTTTCAGCCGGGCGCGTTCTTTATCCTAATCAGTCCGCTGGCGGACGACAAGGTGCTGGCTATGCTTAGGTTAGCCAAATCGCGGCAGATGATCCCGTATCATATCCAAATCGGGGATGAGGCTGTGGCCGCAGGCGCGCCTAACACATATCAAACCGTTAAACGTTCCGCATGGCAGGCGACCCTGCAGGAGCGGGGACTTCGCGGCATTTACGTCTCCTCTCTGCGCGAGCTTCCCGCAGCGATGGGGGGTGCGAAGCTGTGA